CGCATTTGTAAATCACATTTGGAGGGGTGTGGGATAGTGGGCAAGATTCCCGAAAGTATACAAATGCGCTAAGGCGCCTTTGCATACTTTCAGATCTTGATTTCCCTGGGCGGGAAAGTAAAGTATGGGGGACACCCCCAAACCCCCGTAAAGTAAATTCTTGGTTCCCAAGAAATGAAAAAATAGTAATTGAAAAATAATATCAAGCTGAAATATTGAAACAGAACAGGGTTCAACTTGTATATAACGAAAGGGCGAATGAAGAGTGGACCGTCAGTCATTTTAGTGAATTAAAGCACAAAAAAGGGAAACGAAATGCCGATTGCTCTCTACATTCTAATAGATTAATTAATAAGATGGACATATTTTATTGACTGGTTGGGTGCTATAGCCATAAATAGTTGTAGTAGAAAGGATTGATAAAGCAAATGAAAGATGAAACAAAACAAGAATTACTATATGTGCTTCGTACTGGATTATTTATGGTGGTTGTTTTTTATGTCACATTGTACATTTTCAGTATTCCAGTTCAATTACAGCAGCGTGAAGCAATTAAGCAAGCTGAATCTGAATATGTTGCTCTGCAACAGCAAATTGAAGAAAATAAAAGTCAAATAACAACGGAAAGTGATTTAGGCGACTTAAGCGACATGCCGGAACTAGCTCCTTCTAATGATGGTTATCAGTTTACTGATTGGACTTATCAAACTCCTTTTTCATACACAATTAATGAACGGGTTCTTGATGTAATAGAAAGTGCTATCGACGCATTTTAATAATTATTTGATTTGTTTAACATAATTAGGTAATTGCGAAACGAATCAGAAAAAATAGTGAGAAGAGCAGAAAAAGAAAAAAGGGAAAATTTAAAAAGATGAAAAATGATTTAAGCAATCAGGGGCTTGAGACTGCGAATAAATTGGTGCTGATGAATCGAATCGGCAAGGATAACCGTTAAGAGTTGAGCAATCCCGGAAAGTAAAAGGTCGGCATGCAGCGTCTGTTCATTCTGAGTACGGCGATTGGCAACACAGAAGCTGTCTTTAAACTGATTAATGGTCTGCTCAACACATCCCCGGATTTTATAAGTCTGTGCCCATTCATTTGTCCCACGAATGGTACCGGGATAAGCACGCAGATTCTTTTCCGGGTAAATATAAACCATCCGGCCACAGAGCGAGGTCGTACAGGGATGATCACAATGATGACGGCGATGATACTTGCTATCGGCACATTTTACCGATTTCATTTTTGGACAGACAAATTTAAAGGTGGGAATACCACACCGAAGATGAGAGGTATTGCCTTCCCGTTTCATAGGCAGGGACGGATCGTTCGGACAACAGGGAATGCCATCAGGGTTGATGGTAAAGTCAGGATGTTCAAGACTTGAACGACGATTCAAAGGAATAAAGGCCCGGTTGAAATGCAGGTTGTTGAATAGTCCCGAATAAATCGGGATGGTATCAAAGGCAGCATCACCCAGAAAGACATCTGGCCGAATCAGCGGATGCTTGTTGAAAAAATCGGTCAGAACCGGCATCAGGGCTTTTGAATCACCTAACGATTTATCTTCATCCGGCGAATCCGACTTTTTCTCAACGACAATGTCCGGATGGGCAGACAGAAAATCCCGATTGTAGAAAGTGATGTCGCGAACAATCCCCAGCCCATTGGTAATCATGCCAAACTTATAAACATAACAGAAATGGCCATTGATATAGAGTTGCTTGATTGCTGGATTGGCTGTAGCATGAGGAGGCATTATTTTATAGGCCGCCTTATGTGGATCATAGGAATTCGGCAGCTGATTGGCTTTTTTAAAGGCTTTCAATTGAATCATGAGAAGATTATCAAAATATTGTCTTTTATAAATTTTTCTTTGAAAATATTCAAATTGATGCAGGCGTTAAGTTACTGATTGAAGTAAATAATAGAACCGAAACATTGGAGCCGAAACAATAAAATGACAATCTGAAAAATCGCTTTTTGAATTAAAAATATCTATTTAAAACAATTGCTTTATTAAAATGGGAGGAGTTAGAATTTTATGCCAGAAGAATTTATATTTTATATAACAATGATTTTGATAACAATGATAAGCTCTAGTGTTGTCTTAACTATTTTATACGATAAAACCAAAGACGAGAATTTGTGTAGGATGATTGTTTATGAGAGAAGGCTTTTAATAGGTTTTGGCATCTTTATAATGTTGCTTCACATTAATGGATATCGTAATGGAGTTTATGATTTAGTTAATCAACAAACAGTTGGGTGCTATACTTCAGAACAGGATGTTATTTGTTTTAATGAAAGCGCGGATAATTTGTTAGAAATATCGAAAGCAGGTGTGACAACCCGATTGGTTTATGAAAAAATCAATGCGGATCAAATTTCTTTCGAATATGGTGGTGAAAAATATATTGGGACAATTAAAAAAGAAAACAGACAAGTTCAAATTGTTTTCAAAACTTCAAGCGGGATAGAAACATTTGTAAAATCAAAGGAGAAGTAAAAATGAAAAGACTACCAGGAGAACAAACGAAAGATCTTTATCGGTATTTTCTAATTCATAAAGAAACAAAAGTTTATGAAGCAACTGAACGCTTTCTTAGAGAATTTGCGGATGGAAAGATGGTAATGGGAGACTATGAAAATATGCTTGGTGTTACTTTCACGTGTATGGATATGGATTTATACAAAAGCGGGGATTGCTTTTTTATCGTAATGAATTTGATAAATTTAGATGATGAAAGTAGTGAATTAGTAAATGAAGAATTAATCGAAATAAATTTTAAAATCTTTTCGGAGGCAATTCGCAAAAATGGTTACGTTTGTTATAGAAGCGTAGGTACGGGTGCTTTTTATGATTATATTTTCAAACCGCTCGTTATTAAATTTGATCCAAATCGCCAATTGAATAAAGATACCGGTGTCAGGAATAAGGAGATTATAATGGATGAGTTACGGTTTAAAAGTACAGTAGAATTTGCAAATTGGGCAAGAGATCAGGAAATTTACACGATTGAATATCTGAGCATTCTGGATGGGCGAAAAAGTCAGAATTGTTTCGAAGTAGATATTGAAAAGAAAGATACGCAGCTTGTTTGCATCGAAAAAAATGCACATGAGCTGTTTTTTAGCAACAAGGACGAAATGGATCGATGGACTGAATTTAATGAAGCGACGGATGTTGTCAACGATG
This is a stretch of genomic DNA from Acetobacterium woodii DSM 1030. It encodes these proteins:
- a CDS encoding ubiquitin family protein, whose product is MKRLPGEQTKDLYRYFLIHKETKVYEATERFLREFADGKMVMGDYENMLGVTFTCMDMDLYKSGDCFFIVMNLINLDDESSELVNEELIEINFKIFSEAIRKNGYVCYRSVGTGAFYDYIFKPLVIKFDPNRQLNKDTGVRNKEIIMDELRFKSTVEFANWARDQEIYTIEYLSILDGRKSQNCFEVDIEKKDTQLVCIEKNAHELFFSNKDEMDRWTEFNEATDVVNDGLSDVFVGFNVFQCKTGEVEMTLYIDATALLP